A region from the bacterium genome encodes:
- a CDS encoding TaqI-like C-terminal specificity domain-containing protein, producing MDRQTAINLIANTFNHPFNEDKFRHFIRNLLNDVDESGNFEYYGRYIPDSFKEHIRKYKRVGKYADPKGKELDVIIVHLKRETALDRARTMQRNFIAWYLKNRGEKDAAVVAYHTDTPDDWRFSYVRVEYKQETTESGKVKVKEELTPARRYSFLVGKNEPTHTAQQQLISIFQDDRLNPSLADLEKAFSVEAVTRQFYEDYKGLYEKLTQELNSLMEEDGRIKKEFETKSIDTANFAKKLLGQIVFLYFLQKKGWLGVGKNNEGSFKPWGTGQKNFLRLLFEKQFINYHNFFNDVLEPLFYEALATERANDFYSPFNCKIPFLNGGLFEPINEYDWQQTDIFINHELFTEIFDTFDRYNFTVREDEPLEKEVAVDPEMLGKVFENLLPENLRKGQGAYYTPREIVHYMCQESLINYLDTAVNTGEVSLAQTPPTQGKLFGKPDPEQMVLKTTGYKPLVPREDIEEFIRKGEFAVEHDIAKEKGTKTYKYQVPESIRKNAKLLDDKLTAIKICDPAIGSGAFPVGMMHEIVKARNVLTTYIEDSKERSADKFKRHCIQESLYGVDIDPGAIEIAKLRLWLSLMVDEDDYYAIKPLPNLDYKIMQGNSLIEDFHGISLNIEKKEESQGSLFDMDSELDRLIEDLHHKQNALFNATHPSDKKEQKEEVENAIVKIFHYELQRQKEPYFRELKNIKESARRFKEEEQQKIYDIEKVKLDKKYNFDFETVENELREMTHGNKVRNFFPWKLYFADVFRQKGGFDVVIANPPYIFARESKKKGLSNEDKGYFYEHYELAEYQVNLYPLFIEKGTYLLRANGCFCFITPNNWLTINTNRRLRKFVLGQSDITIVNFYARVFESAAVDSAIIIFRKSVDNRHVALYEYTDDFRFIKEAECGFFLSHRNHVINIEAFKGGGISEVMEKIERGSVKLAQVADVKAGLKAYEIGKGNPPQTNEMKTDRVYHSTRKIDNSYIKYLDGKDVCRYYLDWTGEYLKYGNNLAAPRKDFRLYSTSRILVRQIPAKPPYCIHACLIEETALNDLNSMNIINIRESPECVLGILNSRLTSFWFIHKFGKMQRGTFPQFKVNELADFPLPKNRAERSDEIAKLVSQILSLKKSDPQADTRALEAEIDRLVYDLYGLTEEEIAIVEGSVRR from the coding sequence ATGGACAGACAAACAGCCATTAATCTAATCGCTAATACATTTAATCATCCTTTTAATGAGGATAAATTTCGGCACTTTATTCGAAACCTGCTTAATGATGTGGATGAATCCGGAAACTTTGAGTACTATGGCCGATACATACCCGATTCTTTCAAAGAGCACATCAGAAAATACAAGAGAGTTGGTAAATATGCTGACCCTAAAGGGAAGGAATTAGATGTCATTATTGTTCACTTAAAACGAGAGACAGCCCTGGATAGAGCTCGCACGATGCAGCGTAACTTCATTGCCTGGTATCTCAAAAATAGGGGCGAAAAGGATGCGGCAGTAGTAGCATACCATACCGATACTCCGGATGACTGGCGGTTCTCCTATGTGCGAGTGGAATATAAGCAGGAGACTACAGAATCCGGAAAAGTCAAAGTAAAGGAAGAACTTACCCCTGCCCGAAGATACTCCTTTCTTGTAGGCAAAAACGAACCCACCCATACTGCCCAACAGCAATTAATTTCAATATTTCAGGATGACAGACTCAATCCTTCTCTGGCAGACCTGGAAAAGGCATTTAGTGTTGAAGCCGTGACCAGGCAGTTCTATGAGGACTATAAAGGGTTGTATGAAAAATTGACACAAGAGTTGAATAGCCTCATGGAAGAAGATGGCAGGATTAAAAAAGAGTTTGAAACCAAATCTATTGATACAGCTAATTTTGCCAAGAAGCTATTAGGCCAGATCGTCTTTCTTTACTTTTTGCAGAAGAAAGGCTGGTTAGGTGTTGGCAAGAACAATGAAGGCAGTTTCAAACCCTGGGGCACAGGACAGAAAAATTTCCTTCGCTTACTTTTTGAAAAGCAGTTTATCAATTATCACAACTTCTTTAATGATGTGCTGGAGCCTCTATTTTACGAAGCATTAGCAACCGAAAGAGCCAACGATTTTTATTCTCCCTTTAACTGTAAAATACCATTCTTAAACGGGGGGTTATTTGAGCCTATCAACGAATATGATTGGCAACAGACGGATATTTTTATTAATCACGAGCTTTTTACTGAAATTTTTGACACCTTTGACCGTTACAACTTCACTGTGCGAGAGGACGAACCACTGGAAAAAGAGGTTGCCGTTGACCCGGAAATGTTGGGTAAGGTCTTTGAGAATCTCCTGCCTGAAAATCTTCGCAAGGGACAGGGAGCATACTATACACCCCGTGAGATTGTTCATTATATGTGTCAGGAGAGCCTGATTAATTATCTGGACACCGCAGTCAATACCGGCGAAGTTTCACTGGCACAAACTCCACCTACCCAGGGAAAGCTATTTGGAAAGCCAGACCCTGAACAGATGGTACTAAAAACCACAGGATACAAACCTTTAGTTCCACGGGAAGATATTGAAGAGTTTATTCGAAAGGGAGAGTTTGCTGTGGAGCATGATATTGCTAAGGAGAAAGGCACAAAAACTTACAAATACCAGGTGCCTGAATCCATTCGAAAAAACGCCAAATTACTGGATGATAAATTGACAGCAATCAAAATCTGCGACCCGGCTATCGGTTCCGGGGCATTTCCTGTAGGCATGATGCACGAAATTGTCAAAGCCCGAAATGTGCTCACAACCTACATAGAAGACAGTAAAGAACGGAGTGCCGATAAATTTAAACGCCACTGCATTCAGGAATCACTTTATGGCGTGGATATTGACCCTGGTGCTATTGAAATTGCCAAGTTACGATTATGGCTTTCACTGATGGTGGATGAGGATGACTACTATGCCATTAAGCCCTTGCCTAACCTGGACTACAAGATTATGCAGGGTAATAGCCTGATTGAGGATTTTCACGGTATTTCGTTGAATATAGAAAAAAAGGAAGAATCTCAGGGAAGCCTCTTTGATATGGATTCCGAATTAGATCGTCTGATCGAAGACCTGCATCACAAACAAAATGCCCTGTTCAATGCTACTCATCCATCAGATAAGAAAGAGCAGAAAGAAGAGGTGGAAAATGCCATTGTGAAAATCTTCCACTATGAATTACAGAGGCAGAAAGAACCCTATTTTAGAGAACTGAAAAACATTAAAGAATCAGCCAGGCGGTTTAAAGAAGAAGAACAGCAAAAAATCTATGATATCGAAAAGGTCAAACTGGACAAAAAATACAACTTTGATTTTGAAACCGTGGAGAATGAGCTGCGGGAGATGACCCACGGCAACAAGGTGCGCAACTTCTTTCCGTGGAAACTATACTTTGCCGATGTGTTTCGGCAGAAAGGCGGGTTTGATGTGGTGATTGCTAATCCGCCGTATATTTTCGCAAGAGAAAGCAAGAAGAAGGGGCTGTCAAATGAAGATAAAGGATATTTTTACGAACATTATGAACTTGCTGAATATCAGGTGAACCTGTACCCCCTCTTCATCGAGAAAGGAACTTATTTGCTGCGGGCAAATGGTTGCTTCTGTTTTATTACCCCCAACAACTGGTTAACGATCAACACAAACAGGAGGTTGAGGAAGTTCGTTCTTGGGCAGTCAGACATCACTATCGTCAATTTCTATGCCCGGGTCTTTGAAAGTGCCGCCGTGGACAGTGCTATCATCATCTTCAGGAAATCTGTCGATAACCGGCATGTCGCCTTGTATGAATACACAGACGACTTTAGATTCATCAAGGAGGCGGAATGTGGTTTTTTCCTTTCCCATCGCAACCATGTTATTAATATCGAGGCTTTCAAAGGTGGTGGAATTTCCGAGGTGATGGAGAAGATTGAACGTGGTTCGGTAAAACTCGCACAAGTTGCAGATGTCAAAGCAGGTTTGAAGGCATATGAGATCGGAAAAGGGAATCCTCCCCAGACCAATGAGATGAAGACAGATCGCGTCTATCACTCTACTCGTAAGATTGATAATAGCTACATCAAGTACCTGGATGGAAAGGATGTATGCCGTTATTACCTTGACTGGACTGGTGAGTATCTCAAATATGGAAACAACTTGGCTGCACCACGGAAAGACTTCCGACTTTATTCCACCAGCAGAATCCTTGTGCGCCAGATTCCAGCTAAACCTCCATACTGTATCCACGCCTGCTTGATTGAAGAAACCGCTTTGAATGATCTCAACTCCATGAACATCATCAACATTCGAGAATCACCTGAGTGCGTGCTGGGTATCCTAAATTCTCGTCTCACATCTTTCTGGTTTATCCACAAGTTTGGCAAGATGCAGCGGGGAACTTTTCCGCAATTCAAAGTTAATGAACTTGCTGACTTTCCCTTGCCGAAAAACCGGGCAGAGCGGAGTGACGAGATTGCTAAGCTGGTTTCCCAAATTCTCTCCCTAAAAAAATCCGACCCGCAGGCAGACACCAGGGCATTGGAGGCAGAGATTGACCGTCTGGTGTATGACCTCTATGGATTGACAGAGGAAGAGATTGCTATTGTGGAGGGGAGTGTTAGGAGGTAA
- a CDS encoding ATP-binding protein, producing the protein MDKRELALISKEGEGYFVEFKEGLSGVEKDLVAFANSSGGRVFLGVRLYSKVAYRFTGMPRRENVYEYPFDAIREAVINSVMHKYYFEHGHNNILRFFPDRIKIENYWQKPSNFILGETVFRRNHLIADLFAKIHFAEKMGTGFERIKEICKKENAPFPEIEFNENYFYVTFKQSHEYLKLAKKGILETTPKTTPKTTPKTGEKIIALLRENPRLTKEDISKELHLTLDGIKYHIRNLTKKGELKWEGPSKGGYWKVLL; encoded by the coding sequence ATGGACAAGAGAGAACTTGCTTTAATTTCAAAAGAGGGTGAAGGCTACTTTGTGGAATTTAAAGAAGGCTTATCGGGGGTCGAGAAAGACCTTGTCGCCTTTGCTAATTCTTCTGGAGGAAGAGTATTTTTAGGGGTGAGGCTGTATTCAAAAGTTGCCTACCGCTTTACAGGAATGCCTCGAAGGGAGAATGTGTACGAATATCCCTTTGATGCCATAAGAGAAGCTGTTATAAATTCAGTGATGCATAAATACTATTTTGAGCATGGTCATAACAACATTCTAAGATTTTTCCCTGATAGAATCAAGATTGAAAACTATTGGCAAAAACCATCTAATTTTATACTTGGAGAAACAGTATTCAGAAGAAACCACCTTATTGCTGATCTATTTGCCAAGATACATTTTGCTGAAAAGATGGGCACAGGTTTTGAAAGAATAAAAGAGATATGCAAAAAAGAGAATGCTCCTTTCCCAGAAATAGAGTTTAATGAGAATTATTTTTATGTAACTTTTAAGCAAAGCCATGAATACTTAAAACTTGCAAAAAAGGGAATTTTAGAAACTACCCCTAAAACTACCCCTAAAACTACCCCTAAAACAGGTGAAAAGATTATTGCTCTACTTCGGGAAAACCCACGACTTACAAAAGAAGATATATCAAAAGAATTACATCTCACACTTGATGGCATAAAGTATCATATCCGGAATTTAACAAAAAAAGGTGAATTAAAATGGGAAGGTCCGAGTAAAGGCGGATATTGGAAAGTGCTATTATGA
- a CDS encoding helicase-related protein: MSTDTTFFTNEPGATLLDRFKKILKDVQYLDVLVGYFRTSGFHQLYQSLEGIEKIRILVGLNMDRKAYEIIETARFQGKLDFESHSKTKHLFVEHTISEMEGSEDSYQTEIGIKKFVEFLTTDCPNKEQDINHGGNGKKLEFRVYPSENIHAKVYISRFHKDALDFGRVVTGSSNFSESGFVANREFNVELKDKADVEFALNQFEQLWKDSIDISQDYIETIQKKTWPNEDISPYHIYLKMLYEYLKEDINLDQEIDLHLPEGFLDLMYQKQAVLSAKKVLEAYHGVFLADVVGLGKTYISALLAQQLPGGKLIICPPVLEDYWKETFFDFGISKFRVESVGKLDHILKKGIEKYDYIFVDEAHRFRNEYTQGFEKLHQICFGKKVILVSATPLNNTFGDIYSQLKLFQIPKKSTIPGVPNLERFFKNLMDNLKNYDKSDPEYLEVLKDWSGRIREQVLKYVMVRRTRMEISKYFSDDIDKRGLFFPEVEEPKRIIYRFDERITTVFNQTIGLLKVFKYSRYTPLLYLKRELSEFDKQRERNIGGFMKGILVKRLESSFDAFRKTLERFVESYKKFIDMFNKGTVLISKKVNVYDLLNEDNEEKILQLIEEEKVDKYDSGEFRPEFIKYLKADWELLKQIRNLWEEVDSDPKLEAFIKRLHGELKDKKIIVFTESKETGDYLHKNLNRHFPGKVLFYCSAGGLLSDRRKTTSLARELIKENFDPTHSVKNDEVRILLSTDVLAEGINLHRSNIIINYDLPWNPTKVLQRVGRVNRVGTEHKNICIFNFFPTDQSEEHIGLEANIKAKIQAFHDTLGEDTKYLTEEEIPASHELFGDTLYKKLTSKKTYQAEEEERSELEYLNFIRDIRDHQPELFEKIKHLPKKARSAREDDVKTEQLVTFFRKGKLKKFFITDSEESQEITFFEAVDLFRCKPDTPRQKIPKQYYPMLDKNKTQFDLVTSGEMLESKGSGRQGGRSNESYVIRRLKVKEFQQYQGFTDEDEEYIRQVLKGYEDGVIPQNTTKRIKKAIEEETNPLKVLAVFKKNIPYNILSLTKAPQPQVLAKREVILSEYLTKGTKR, from the coding sequence ATGAGCACCGATACTACCTTTTTTACCAATGAGCCAGGTGCTACTCTACTTGACCGGTTCAAGAAAATATTAAAGGATGTCCAATATCTTGATGTATTGGTTGGATATTTTCGTACCAGTGGCTTCCATCAATTATATCAATCTCTTGAGGGCATTGAAAAGATCAGAATCCTGGTTGGCTTGAATATGGACCGCAAAGCTTATGAAATTATTGAAACAGCCAGATTTCAGGGTAAACTTGATTTCGAATCGCACAGCAAAACCAAACACCTGTTTGTTGAACATACTATATCTGAAATGGAAGGCTCTGAGGATTCTTACCAAACAGAAATTGGAATCAAAAAGTTCGTAGAGTTTCTGACCACCGACTGCCCTAATAAAGAGCAGGATATTAACCACGGTGGTAATGGGAAGAAGCTGGAATTTCGTGTCTATCCCAGTGAAAACATTCATGCTAAGGTCTACATTAGCCGATTCCACAAAGATGCCCTGGATTTTGGCCGGGTTGTTACTGGTTCCAGCAATTTCTCTGAAAGCGGGTTTGTGGCAAATAGAGAGTTCAATGTTGAGTTAAAAGACAAAGCCGATGTTGAATTTGCCTTGAACCAATTTGAACAGTTATGGAAAGATAGTATAGACATTTCACAAGATTATATTGAAACCATTCAAAAGAAAACATGGCCCAATGAAGATATTTCCCCTTATCACATCTATTTGAAAATGCTTTACGAATACCTGAAGGAAGACATTAACTTAGACCAGGAAATTGACCTGCACCTTCCTGAAGGATTCCTTGATCTCATGTATCAAAAGCAGGCGGTGCTTTCAGCAAAAAAGGTTTTGGAAGCTTACCACGGCGTCTTTCTGGCTGATGTGGTCGGTTTAGGAAAAACTTACATATCTGCCTTATTGGCTCAACAATTACCTGGAGGTAAACTAATAATTTGTCCTCCTGTCTTAGAGGATTACTGGAAGGAGACATTCTTTGATTTTGGAATTAGTAAATTCAGGGTTGAATCTGTGGGCAAACTTGATCATATCTTAAAAAAGGGGATAGAAAAGTATGACTACATCTTTGTTGATGAGGCTCATCGTTTCAGGAATGAATATACACAGGGGTTTGAAAAGCTTCATCAAATCTGTTTTGGTAAAAAAGTCATACTTGTTTCAGCCACACCACTCAACAATACCTTTGGTGATATTTACAGTCAGCTAAAGCTTTTCCAGATTCCCAAAAAGTCCACCATCCCAGGAGTCCCAAATCTGGAGAGATTTTTCAAAAATCTGATGGATAACCTTAAAAACTACGATAAATCTGACCCCGAATACCTTGAGGTCTTAAAAGATTGGTCTGGTAGAATCCGAGAACAGGTGTTGAAATATGTAATGGTTCGCAGAACACGCATGGAGATTAGTAAATACTTTAGCGATGATATTGATAAGCGAGGTTTGTTTTTCCCTGAGGTAGAAGAGCCAAAACGAATCATTTACCGATTTGATGAACGAATCACTACCGTGTTTAACCAGACCATCGGATTGCTCAAGGTATTCAAGTATTCACGCTACACCCCATTGCTTTATCTTAAAAGAGAGTTATCTGAATTTGATAAACAAAGGGAGCGCAACATCGGCGGATTTATGAAAGGCATTCTGGTCAAACGACTGGAAAGCAGTTTTGATGCCTTTCGTAAAACCCTGGAGCGCTTTGTAGAATCTTATAAAAAATTTATCGATATGTTCAATAAAGGTACGGTACTCATTAGCAAAAAGGTGAATGTGTATGACCTGCTAAATGAAGATAATGAGGAAAAGATTCTGCAACTGATAGAGGAGGAAAAGGTTGATAAATATGATTCAGGTGAATTCAGACCGGAATTTATTAAATATCTCAAAGCTGATTGGGAGTTGCTTAAGCAGATTCGTAATTTGTGGGAAGAGGTAGATTCAGACCCTAAACTCGAAGCATTTATCAAAAGGCTGCATGGAGAACTCAAGGATAAAAAGATCATCGTCTTTACCGAATCCAAAGAAACTGGTGACTATCTACATAAGAATCTGAATAGACATTTCCCTGGCAAAGTCTTATTTTATTGTAGTGCCGGTGGTTTACTTTCTGATAGGAGAAAAACTACATCCCTTGCCAGAGAACTGATCAAGGAAAACTTTGACCCAACACATAGTGTTAAAAATGATGAAGTGCGCATTCTGCTCAGCACGGATGTGCTTGCAGAAGGTATCAACCTGCACCGTTCCAACATTATCATCAACTATGATCTGCCATGGAATCCGACTAAGGTCTTGCAGAGGGTCGGACGTGTCAACAGGGTAGGCACTGAACATAAAAATATCTGTATCTTTAACTTTTTTCCAACAGATCAATCTGAAGAGCATATAGGGCTGGAAGCCAATATCAAAGCCAAAATTCAGGCCTTTCATGACACCCTGGGTGAAGATACCAAATATCTTACCGAAGAAGAAATTCCTGCTTCCCACGAACTTTTTGGTGATACCTTGTATAAAAAACTCACCAGTAAAAAGACATACCAGGCTGAAGAAGAGGAACGGTCTGAACTGGAATACTTAAACTTTATTCGGGATATTCGAGACCACCAACCTGAACTCTTTGAGAAGATTAAACATCTGCCTAAAAAAGCTCGATCTGCCAGAGAAGATGATGTTAAAACCGAGCAGTTAGTCACCTTCTTTAGAAAGGGTAAATTGAAGAAATTTTTCATCACTGACAGCGAGGAATCACAGGAGATTACTTTTTTTGAGGCCGTAGATCTCTTTAGATGCAAACCTGATACACCTCGTCAGAAAATACCAAAACAATACTATCCTATGCTGGATAAGAATAAAACCCAGTTTGATCTGGTCACATCAGGGGAGATGTTAGAAAGTAAAGGCTCGGGCAGGCAAGGTGGACGCTCCAATGAGAGTTATGTAATCAGACGGTTAAAGGTAAAAGAGTTCCAACAATACCAGGGCTTCACCGATGAAGATGAGGAGTATATTCGGCAAGTTTTGAAAGGATATGAAGATGGTGTTATCCCGCAGAATACTACCAAAAGGATCAAGAAGGCAATCGAGGAAGAGACAAATCCTCTTAAGGTTTTAGCTGTATTCAAGAAAAATATTCCATATAATATTCTGAGCTTGACTAAAGCACCTCAACCGCAAGTGTTGGCTAAAAGAGAGGTTATTTTATCTGAATACTTAACTAAAGGGACTAAAAGATAA